In one Bactrocera tryoni isolate S06 chromosome 5, CSIRO_BtryS06_freeze2, whole genome shotgun sequence genomic region, the following are encoded:
- the LOC120776544 gene encoding phospholipid scramblase 2-like isoform X2 yields MSMPTSNINKGGDVPPGFGAGYPSGGNGPNMPEAEGYQPPAPGAYGFVPGQPQSGYTPVPQMPPYGEAPPNYGGQPSPDGGQQPPYGGGLPQPQPQLNGGEGFQPGPGYGPQGPIVTQPGMPPPAQPKGPPGQPMGPAGDWMSIPAGIPNCPRGLEYLTMVDQLLVKQKCEFFETFSDFETKNKFSIKNALGQKVYYAVEDSDCCTRNMCGSARPFDMKVFDNFRNEVIHMYRPLACSQCCFPGCLQTMEVSAPPGNVIGTIEQEWSICSPSFRIKNHIGDTVLRIEGPFCVCGMAEFKGEPLGKISKQWSGFVREFFTDADIFGITFPMDLDVRMKAVLLGATFLIDAMFFEEAGSN; encoded by the exons ATGTCAATGCCAACGAGTAATATAAATAAGGGCGGAGATGTACCACCGGGATTTGGAGCTGGATATCCATCAGGAGGAAATGGTCCTAACATGCCTGAAGCCGAAGGGTATCAACCGCCAGCACCGGGAGCATAT gGTTTTGTGCCAGGACAGCCGCAAAGTGGTTATACGCCCGTACCTCAAATGCCTCCCTACGGTGAGGCTCCACCGAATTACGGTGGTCAACCATCCCCAGATGGTGGACAACAGCCACCTTATGGTGGCGGCTTGCCCCAACCACAGCCGCAGTTGAATGGCGGTGAAGGCTTTCAACCAGGACCAGGGTATGGGCCACAAGGTCCAATAGTTACGCAACCAGGAATGCCACCACCAGCGCAACCAAAGGGGCCACCTGGACAACCAATGGGACCAGCAG GCGACTGGATGAGTATACCCGCCGGAATACCGAATTGTCCACGCGGCTTGGAGTACCTTACGATGGTCGACCAGCTTTTGGTTAAACAAAAATgcgaattttttgaaactttctcagacttcgaaacaaaaaataaattctccaTAAAAAATGCGCTCGGCCAAAAAGTCTATTACGCTGTAGAGGACAGCGATTGCTGCACGCGTAATATGTGTGGCTCCGCACGTCCTTTTGATATGAAAGTTTTCGATAATTTCCGTAATGAAGTCATCCATATGTATCGCCCATTAGCCTGTTCGCAATGTTGTTTTCCCGGTTGCCTACAAACAATGGAAGTATCCGCACCGCCGGGCAATGTAATTGGCACCATCGAGCAAGAATGGTCCATCTGTTCGCCATCATTTCGCATAAAAAATCATATTGGCGATACCGTGTTACGCATCGAAGGACCCTTTTGCGTGTGCGGTATGGCAGAATTTaag GGTGAGCCTTTAGGGAAGATCTCAAAACAATGGTCTGGTTTCGTGCGCGAATTTTTCACCGATGCAGATATCTTTGGTATTACCTTTCCGATGGACTTGGATGTGCGCATGAAGGCTGTGCTTTTGGGTGCCACTTTCCTTATT GATGCGATGTTCTTTGAAGAAGCAGGAAGTAATTAA
- the LOC120776544 gene encoding phospholipid scramblase 2-like isoform X1 — protein MSMPTSNINKGGDVPPGFGAGYPSGGNGPNMPEAEGYQPPAPGAYGFVPGQPQSGYTPVPQMPPYGEAPPNYGGQPSPDGGQQPPYGGGLPQPQPQLNGGEGFQPGPGYGPQGPIVTQPGMPPPAQPKGPPGQPMGPAGDWMSIPAGIPNCPRGLEYLTMVDQLLVKQKCEFFETFSDFETKNKFSIKNALGQKVYYAVEDSDCCTRNMCGSARPFDMKVFDNFRNEVIHMYRPLACSQCCFPGCLQTMEVSAPPGNVIGTIEQEWSICSPSFRIKNHIGDTVLRIEGPFCVCGMAEFKVVSLKGEPLGKISKQWSGFVREFFTDADIFGITFPMDLDVRMKAVLLGATFLIDAMFFEEAGSN, from the exons ATGTCAATGCCAACGAGTAATATAAATAAGGGCGGAGATGTACCACCGGGATTTGGAGCTGGATATCCATCAGGAGGAAATGGTCCTAACATGCCTGAAGCCGAAGGGTATCAACCGCCAGCACCGGGAGCATAT gGTTTTGTGCCAGGACAGCCGCAAAGTGGTTATACGCCCGTACCTCAAATGCCTCCCTACGGTGAGGCTCCACCGAATTACGGTGGTCAACCATCCCCAGATGGTGGACAACAGCCACCTTATGGTGGCGGCTTGCCCCAACCACAGCCGCAGTTGAATGGCGGTGAAGGCTTTCAACCAGGACCAGGGTATGGGCCACAAGGTCCAATAGTTACGCAACCAGGAATGCCACCACCAGCGCAACCAAAGGGGCCACCTGGACAACCAATGGGACCAGCAG GCGACTGGATGAGTATACCCGCCGGAATACCGAATTGTCCACGCGGCTTGGAGTACCTTACGATGGTCGACCAGCTTTTGGTTAAACAAAAATgcgaattttttgaaactttctcagacttcgaaacaaaaaataaattctccaTAAAAAATGCGCTCGGCCAAAAAGTCTATTACGCTGTAGAGGACAGCGATTGCTGCACGCGTAATATGTGTGGCTCCGCACGTCCTTTTGATATGAAAGTTTTCGATAATTTCCGTAATGAAGTCATCCATATGTATCGCCCATTAGCCTGTTCGCAATGTTGTTTTCCCGGTTGCCTACAAACAATGGAAGTATCCGCACCGCCGGGCAATGTAATTGGCACCATCGAGCAAGAATGGTCCATCTGTTCGCCATCATTTCGCATAAAAAATCATATTGGCGATACCGTGTTACGCATCGAAGGACCCTTTTGCGTGTGCGGTATGGCAGAATTTaag GTGGTTTCTTTAAAGGGTGAGCCTTTAGGGAAGATCTCAAAACAATGGTCTGGTTTCGTGCGCGAATTTTTCACCGATGCAGATATCTTTGGTATTACCTTTCCGATGGACTTGGATGTGCGCATGAAGGCTGTGCTTTTGGGTGCCACTTTCCTTATT GATGCGATGTTCTTTGAAGAAGCAGGAAGTAATTAA
- the LOC120776544 gene encoding phospholipid scramblase 1-like isoform X3, which translates to MRIKGDWMSIPAGIPNCPRGLEYLTMVDQLLVKQKCEFFETFSDFETKNKFSIKNALGQKVYYAVEDSDCCTRNMCGSARPFDMKVFDNFRNEVIHMYRPLACSQCCFPGCLQTMEVSAPPGNVIGTIEQEWSICSPSFRIKNHIGDTVLRIEGPFCVCGMAEFKVVSLKGEPLGKISKQWSGFVREFFTDADIFGITFPMDLDVRMKAVLLGATFLIDAMFFEEAGSN; encoded by the exons ATGAGGATAAAAG GCGACTGGATGAGTATACCCGCCGGAATACCGAATTGTCCACGCGGCTTGGAGTACCTTACGATGGTCGACCAGCTTTTGGTTAAACAAAAATgcgaattttttgaaactttctcagacttcgaaacaaaaaataaattctccaTAAAAAATGCGCTCGGCCAAAAAGTCTATTACGCTGTAGAGGACAGCGATTGCTGCACGCGTAATATGTGTGGCTCCGCACGTCCTTTTGATATGAAAGTTTTCGATAATTTCCGTAATGAAGTCATCCATATGTATCGCCCATTAGCCTGTTCGCAATGTTGTTTTCCCGGTTGCCTACAAACAATGGAAGTATCCGCACCGCCGGGCAATGTAATTGGCACCATCGAGCAAGAATGGTCCATCTGTTCGCCATCATTTCGCATAAAAAATCATATTGGCGATACCGTGTTACGCATCGAAGGACCCTTTTGCGTGTGCGGTATGGCAGAATTTaag GTGGTTTCTTTAAAGGGTGAGCCTTTAGGGAAGATCTCAAAACAATGGTCTGGTTTCGTGCGCGAATTTTTCACCGATGCAGATATCTTTGGTATTACCTTTCCGATGGACTTGGATGTGCGCATGAAGGCTGTGCTTTTGGGTGCCACTTTCCTTATT GATGCGATGTTCTTTGAAGAAGCAGGAAGTAATTAA
- the LOC120776542 gene encoding phospholipid scramblase 1-like isoform X3 → MRIKGDWMSIPAGIPNCPRGLEYLTMVDQLLVKQKCEFFETFSDFETKNKFSIKNALGQKVYYAVEDSDCCTRNMCGSARPFDMKVFDNFRNEVIHMYRPLACSQCCFPGCLQTMEVSAPPGNVIGTIEQEWSICSPSFRIKNHIGDTVLRIEGPFCVCGMAEFKVVSLKGEPLGKISKQWSGFVREFFTDADIFGITFPMDLDVRMKAVLLGATFLIDAMFFEEAGSN, encoded by the exons GCGACTGGATGAGTATACCCGCCGGAATACCGAATTGTCCACGCGGCTTGGAGTACCTTACGATGGTCGACCAGCTTTTGGTTAAACAAAAATgcgaattttttgaaactttctcagacttcgaaacaaaaaataaattctccaTAAAAAATGCGCTCGGCCAAAAAGTCTATTACGCTGTAGAGGACAGCGATTGCTGCACGCGTAATATGTGTGGCTCCGCACGTCCTTTTGATATGAAAGTTTTCGATAATTTCCGTAATGAAGTCATCCATATGTATCGCCCATTAGCCTGTTCGCAATGTTGTTTTCCCGGTTGCCTACAAACAATGGAAGTATCCGCACCGCCGGGCAATGTAATTGGCACCATCGAGCAAGAATGGTCCATCTGTTCGCCATCATTTCGCATAAAAAATCATATTGGCGATACCGTGTTACGCATCGAAGGACCCTTTTGCGTGTGCGGTATGGCAGAATTTaag GTGGTTTCTTTAAAGGGTGAGCCTTTAGGGAAGATCTCAAAACAATGGTCTGGTTTCGTGCGCGAATTTTTCACCGATGCAGATATCTTTGGTATTACCTTTCCGATGGACTTGGATGTGCGCATGAAGGCTGTGCTTTTGGGTGCCACTTTCCTTATT GATGCGATGTTCTTTGAAGAAGCAGGAAGTAATTAA
- the LOC120776546 gene encoding phospholipid scramblase 2-like produces MSIPAGIPNCPRGLEYLTMVDQLLVKQKVELLEAFTGFETNNKFSIKNALGQKVYYAVEDNDCCTRNMCGPARPFDMKVFDNFRNEVIHMYRPLACSACCFPCCLQTMEVSAPPGNVIGTIEQEWSICSPSFRIKNHIGDTVLRIEGPICTFSMCGDVEFKVVSLTGEPVGKISKQWSGLAREIFTDADFFGITFPMDLDVRMKAVLLGATFLIDAMFFEKQANREGDRPGMF; encoded by the exons ATGAGTATACCCGCCGGAATACCGAATTGTCCACGCGGCTTGGAGTACCTTACGATGGTCGACCAGCTTTTGGTTAAACAAAAAGTCGAATTACTTGAAGCTTTCACCGGCTTCGAAACCAATAATAAATTCTCCATAAAAAATGCGCTCGGCCAAAAAGTCTATTACGCTGTAGAGGACAACGATTGCTGCACGCGTAATATGTGTGGCCCCGCACGTCCTTTTGATATGAAAGTTTTCGATAATTTCCGTAATGAAGTCATCCATATGTATCGCCCATTAGCCTGTTCGGCATGTTGTTTTCCCTGTTGCCTACAAACAATGGAAGTGTCCGCACCGCCGGGCAATGTAATTGGCACCATCGAGCAAGAATGGTCCATCTGTTCGCCATCATTTCGCATAAAAAATCATATTGGCGATACCGTGTTACGCATCGAAGGACCCATTTGCACGTTTTCAATGTGTGGTGATGTAGAATTTAAG GTGGTTTCTTTAACCGGTGAGCCTGTAGGGAAGATCTCAAAACAATGGTCTGGTTTGGCGCGCGAAATATTCACCGATGCAGATTTCTTTGGTATTACCTTTCCGATGGACTTGGATGTGCGCATGAAGGCTGTGCTTTTGGGTGCCACTTTCCTTATT GATGCCATGTTCTTTGAAAAACAAGCAAATCGTGAAGGCGACCGTCCAGGCATGTTCTAA